The following is a genomic window from Butyricimonas faecihominis.
ATACAGACTAGTTTGCAACTGTTTATAATCCCGGTACCTGAAAAGTCGGTTCTCGGAATAATCTTTCGTGTAGTACGCCTGTTCGATGGGGAGCAGGAAAAGCGGGGTGGCGTTTTCATCCTTTTCTTGTAGGACGGATAGATCACTTCCCGCTTGCACTTGCACCACGTTATGATACCACGAAGTACTGAAAGGTTGTCGGGCAATCTCTTCCGGGGATAACCCGAAAAGAAGCTCGTAATACAGGACACTTGGTTGGCGATCGTCAATGACTGAGGTGATCGTGTAGTCTTGGTTGACTTGTTGTTGTGAAACCCCGTAACCGTCCCCGTTCTTCACGAATACATCTTTGTAGGTTTCGAGCGTGAGAACCTCTCCCGCCGGGTTTTCCTTCCCGAACGTGCGGAGGGCAAAACTCCGGGTTATCGCGATCTCCAAGGGATGCGATAGAGTTTGTTTTAAATTCCCGCTAATCATTTCCGGTTGGAAAAGCGTGTCGAAACCGGGAGTTACTTTATAAGCGTTATCAATCTCCAGTTTGTGCTTTCCCCGGTGCATGACGACAAATTCTTGTCGAAAAGTGCAGTACCCCGTCACCTGCGGGTATTTCTCGTGTAGTTTTTGGGCAGCCCCGACTGGGGTATCGTACGTTTTCAGTTCCGAGTTGTGGTAAAAATTATCTTTCGTTTGCACCACGTAAAGCTGATCCTCTCCGGGCGTGGAATGTGCCGTTCGCCGTTCGTGCATGGCAAACCCAATCAGTAGCGTGCTGCACGTGAGACCGATAACCAGACTGAATGTCGAGATACAGGGATATATTTTGTTTTTACCCCAATGCCGGAATAATATTTTATATTGGAACATCCGCATGATCATTCGGTTTTAAGGGTATCAATCGGGTTTCGGCGTGTGGCCCGGCGTATTTGCCAGCCGGTGACGAGAACCACCAGTAGCAAAGTCCCCCCGATCACGCAAACGGTAATCCAAGGGCTTATCGTGACTTTATACGCGAAACCTTGCAACCATTGTCGGCAAATCAGATAGGAACAGGAAATCCCCACGACACAGGCGACCGCTACTTGCCCCGTGAAAATACGGTTCAGGTAGATCATAATTTGCCCTTCTGAGGCCCCGTTCACTTTGCGGAGAGCGATCTCTTTGGTCTTACTCTCGGCGATAAAAACGGAAAAGGCAAGTACTCCCATGCCCCCGATCAATAGGGCGATGCCCGTGAATATATACACGAGATGTCCCAGCATGATTTCCCGCTCGTATAGTTCGGAATAGGGATATTCTTGGTAACTCATCAGCGTTTCCGGGTGACGGGTTTCGTGTAATTGTTGCAGGTAATGGATCATCTCGCTTCGTTTCCCTTCCCGGTACTGGACGATGAGGGTGAACGACACCCCCGGAAGGTCACTACCGATCATGACGGGTTGAATCGGTTCGTAGAGTGAACGATAATGGAAGTCCTGCACGATCCCCACGATTTGCATTTTGGCGGTTCCGTCACTCAGTAGCGTTCCGATCGGGTGACTCAATCCCATTTGCCGCACGAACTTCTGGTTCACGACAATCTCCACGACGTCCACGGGCTTACGGGAATAGATTCCCGGTGTCGTGATCTTCGTTTTGGCATCCCGTCCTTCCACGAGTTTTAACTGGTAGGTACGGAGGAAATCTTCGTCACACAAAAGCGAGTAGGATGGTATGCTTTTTTCCGGTTGCTCGGCCAAATGAATATCCCAGTGCGCCCAGTTCCCGATCGGGAGCAAGGCCCCGCAACTCACGGCCAGCACGTCCGGGTGTCGCGACAACTCTTCCTTCAGAGACGTGATCTCGTAGGGATTCGGCCAATCGAAAGAAATCGTGTTCCGGTTATTGTAACCCAGCGGTTTGTTTTGGAGATAATCGATTTGTCGGAGAAACACGATGGAGAAAAAAAGCAACCCGCAGAAGATTGTCAGTTGGGCAATCATCAGAATTTTCTTCAAATCCAGCGACGAGCGGGAAGAGATAATCGTGTTTTTCAGTCCGGAAGAGTTGAGTTTTCGGCTGATATGTCCGTAAGTAATTCCCCCGATGCATCCGGCAAATAGTAGGAAGATGAGCAGGAAACCGATGACTTCCGTTCCGCTCAAATAAAATGGGAAGGGATGCTTGGGCGAAATGATTTGTGCGAAATAGGGATAAAAAATAAAGGTCAGCACGACCGTCAGGGCGAAGGCCGTCACGGTATATATACCTATTTCCTGCAACACCTGCACGAAAATATGTCGATTACTACTCCCGAAATATTTTTGTATGGCAAACCGTTCCGCGTTTTTATCCGCTAGGGCTAGTTTGATGATGAGGTAATTACAAAATGCCAGCGACAGGATGAGTAAGAGGATTCCGAACAGAATCCAGTTAAAAGTTCCCGACCCTTGGGCAAAGGAGAGGTCAAAATCTTGTATGTGATCCGAGTGCAGGTACATTTCCCGTAACGGTTGCAACTGCAATAGCTCCTTTTGTTCCCGGATATAATCAGACTCCCGGTATTCAATTTGAAGTAATTGCTCTTCAACCTTTTGGACATCCGCCCCGTCGGTTAATTGAATAAACGTCTGCACGGCGTTTCCCATGTTGTACCGGAACGAATGTTCTATCACGGAAAAATCCAGAATCACGTCGGCTTGAATGGATGAACGGGGTGGCATATCCTTCATGACCCCGGCAATCCGGAATGTTGAAACACTTCCACTCGTGTACAGGTTTTCCAGATATACCAGTTTCCCTATGGGATTTGTATCCTTAAAGTGACGCCGGGCAATACTTTCCGAAATCACCACCCAGCCGGGGTGTTCGAAGGCTTGAATACTCCCCGTCACGAGCGGGAACGTGAACATACTGAACAATTGTCGGTCCGCGTACCCGCAGGAAATCCCGGTTTGATAGTGATCGTCATTTTCCCAGCGAATTTTCATTTCCCGTGCCGTGATGATTCGGGTATAGTCAGTCACTTCCGGCAGTTCCGCTTTGGCAATCTCTCCCAGCGAGCTGCAAACCTCTGCCCCCCAGTGGGTATTCCCGTCATGTTGAACCGTGATCCGGTAGATGTGGTCGATGTTCTCGTGGTACGTGTTTGTCTGCCACTCTTTTACCAGAAAAGTATAAATAAATATGGAGGCAGTGAGAGCCACGGCCAGCCCGATCGTGTTGATCACGAAATAGCCTTTCCGTTGAAAAATCTGACGTCCTACCAGTTTGAGATGATACATATCGTGTTATTTTTAGCCGTGTTGCAAAGTACAAAAAATCACTTGAAAATAAGTCGTTCATTGTCGCCAAACATTTCGTATCCCGACGTGATGATCTTTTCACCCGGTTGAAGTCCTTCCGTCACTTGATAATAACGGGGATTCTGTTTGCCGATTTTTATTTTTCGCCGGAAAGCCTCTGTCCCGTCGGGCGACAACACGTATATCCATTGTCCCCCGGTGCTTTGGTAAAAAGTACCTCTGGGAATCAGTGTCGATTCGTCCGCCGCACCGAGTTGCAGGTTCAGATGGTATGTCTGTCCCGTCCGGATATTGGGAGGGACGGTAGTCGTGAACTCCAAGTCGGTCTTGAATTGCCCGTCCTTCACGTCGGGGTACACCTTGATCACCCCCATCTGGAAATCCTTCCCTTGTCGCTCCAACGTGGCAGTCAGCCCCTTGCGTACCCGGTCGATATAATGTTCGTCGATTTGTGTCATCACCTTGTAATCGTTCAGCACGTTGATCTTCCCGATCTGGCTGCCGGCCCCCACCACCTGACCGATTTCCACGTTCAGGTCGCTCAACTGCCCGTCGATCGGGGCGCACACGTTAAGCCGGGCATAGCGTTCCTGTGTCAGTCGCAGGTTACGCCGGGCATTCTCCATTTTTTGCTTGAGCATAATGACCTGCGAGTGGCGGCGAATGGAATCTTTCGTTTGTTTCTCCGTGATCAGCTCCCGGTTGTGGATGGCGTACTCGTAATCTTCCTTGGCCACGAGATACTCTTCCTTGGCGATCAAGTCTTCCTCGAAAAGTTGCTTGTTTTGCAAGTATTTTCGTTTCTTCCGTTCCACGTCAAGCTCCAGCGTTAGCCGTTCCTGTTGCAGGTTCAGCTCTTCCCGTTCCAAATCCAGCAAGCTATTCTGCACGGAGTTCTCTTCCTCGGCAAACCGATCCTTGCTATTCAGTATCTCCGTTTCCAGATTCTTACTTTCGAGTCGGATAATGACCTCTCCCGCCTTCACCATTTCTCCCTCTTCCACGAGAATCTCCTTCACGCTTCCTCCTTCCTGCACGGTTAACTGCGAGAACGTCAATGGTTCCACGTTCCCCATGATCCGGATATAGTCATGGAATATCCCTTGACTCACGTCCTCGATAGTCACTTTCTCCTTGTCCACCCGCAAAGCCGATTCGTGATTGCCGAACACGGCCCACCCGGCAAACCAGAGAATAAATATTCCCCCGATGAGGTAAGGTATATGTTTCCTCTTAATTCCTCTTTTTTGTTCTATTAGTCGATCCACGGTTTAATTTTAAATTTAATTATTTTAGATTTTAGATTGAACTCCTCCGTCAGCTTCGCTGCCACCTCCTCTATAAACAGAGGAGGAGCTGGTGACTCTTCCCGAAGACAGGGAGTATTTCAACTCTCCCTCTGTTTATAGAGGGAGCACCCCGAAGGGGGGAGGGAGTTCGTTTTTTCATTTTCAATTTTCAATTCTCAATTTTCAATTGTAACGGTTTTCCTTGATAAAAATCAATCATCCTCTTCTGCATCACGTAGTCCAAGCGGGCTCGCAGCACGTCGTACTTTGCTTCAAGGAGGCTGTTGGAGGTCGTGTTCAGGTCTATGATGGTGATTAGTCCTTGCTCGTAACGTTTACGGGCGGCGTTGTAGGAGAGGGTGCTGAAATTCTCTCGCTGCACGGCAATCCGGTAGCGCTGGGTGCAGGACTTCAAATCTTGCAGGGCGTGTTGTATCTCATTATATAATGCTCGTTCCGTCTGTTGGTATTTTATCTTCGACGATTGATAATTATGTTTGGCTCTTTGGAGACTGGAACGGCGGCTCAGACCGGAGTAGAAGGGAATACTCATACCGATGCTGAACCCTTTCCCGATCTGGTTGCGGTCCGTGATTTGCGAGAAGAAATCACCCGAACGCTGGTCACTATAATTTCCGAAAGAGATACTTCCGCTAATACTGATCGAGGGATATAACCCGGCTTTTGCCGAGTACACGCCGAGCTGTGCGGAACGGATTTGGTAAGCGGCCAGTTTGATTTCCGGCAATGTTTGGAGTGCTTGCGTGAAAATCTCTTTGGTCTTCAACTCGTGGAGTTCCGGGTGAACTTCGGAAACCGACCGGGCATCAATCTTTAACTCCTCTTCCGCGTTATAATTCATAATATATTTAAGATTAGCCTGTGCGTTGAGACAATTATTTTGTGCCGTGATCAGCCGGAACTCCACGGAGGCTTGTTGCGCCTGCATCTCGAAAAGATCGCTTTTCGGCTTTTTCCCTAACTCGTATTCCCGTTCGATCTTTTTGAGACGCAACCGGGAGTTTTCCACCTGTTCCTGCGTGATCCGAACCTCTTCCTCTGCATACAATAACGTGAAGAAAGCGTTCATCACCTGTATGGCGATCTGGTTGGCTTGGTTCTCGGTTTCTTCCCATCCCATCAGGCGGCTTAACTTGGCAGCTCGCAGGCGATTGATATTACTGAACCCGGCAAACACGGTCAGGCTACTGCCCACGCCGAATCCCCCGACCGACATATAGCGGGTATTCGTGTACGTGTTGGTTTCCGGGTCAATCCCCCGACCGAAACTGTAACTGACGCCGGGAGAAATCCCGTTAACGGAGGGCAGGAGCGAGAGCGTGGCATCCCGCACGTCCAGTTTATCGTTTTTATTTTGTAGCTCCCGTTGTTGCATGGAAAGACTTTTCTCCACGCCGTAATCAATACACTCCTGAAGGCTCCATTCCCGGTTTTGTCCGTTGACAAACAAGCCGGATGTTAAAATGCTCAATAGAATGGAATATTGCTTTAATATCATCATTTTTTGTTTTATCTTGCATCCAGAGGAACGAATGTCGTGCCAAAGTCGGAAAGTGTTTGTTTCCAGCGGTATAGAGGAAAATAGGGAAGAATGGGATGTCAAAAAATAAGACACGATTGTCTAATTATTTGACACGTGGTATAAAGTATATTTTGGTAATGTGTTGATAATTAGTGCAAAATACCTTTTGGCATGATAATGGTACGTTCAACGTGAAGTTTTACTCGTAAATAGATTGAATCATGATAAGAATTGAGCATTTAAGTAAAGTATTTCGCACCGAAGAGGTCGAAACAACAGCGTTGAACGATGTGTCCCTTCACGTGAAACAGGGAGAATTTGTGGCCATTATGGGACCTTCCGGTTGTGGTAAGTCAACCTTATTAAACATCATCGGTTTGTTGGATAACCCGACATCCGGGAATTATTATTTCAACGGACAGGAAGTCGGGCATTTAAAAGAGAAACAGCGGACGCAGGTTCGCAAGGGGAACATCGGTTTCGTGTTCCAGAGTTTTAACCTGATTGACGAGTTGAATGTCTATGAGAACGTGGAATTACCCTTGATCTACCTGAAGAAAAAGGCGTCGGAGAAAAAAGAACTGGTCACGTCGATTCTCGACCGGATGAACATTAGTCACCGGGTTAAGCACTTCCCGCAGCAACTTTCCGGGGGACAACAACAGCGGGTTGCCATTGCCCGTGCCGTCGTGGCAGGGCCCAAGCTGATCCTTGCTGACGAGCCGACCGGAAACCTCGATTCTAAAAACGGGGCAGAAGTCATGAATCTATTGACCGAGCTGAACCAAGAGGGAACCACTATTGTCATGGTGACCCACTCCCAGCATGATGCTTCGTATGCCCACCGGGTGGTTCATCTCTTTGACGGGCAAATCGTGACCGAGCTGGAAAACCGGGAAATCCTCTGATTTAAAATAGAACGATTGTCAACCGGAAAATTTTGGACGAGACGGGAAGAATTAAAAACCAAAAAATAACAACTTATGAAAGGTAAAAGCTT
Proteins encoded in this region:
- a CDS encoding ABC transporter permease — its product is MYHLKLVGRQIFQRKGYFVINTIGLAVALTASIFIYTFLVKEWQTNTYHENIDHIYRITVQHDGNTHWGAEVCSSLGEIAKAELPEVTDYTRIITAREMKIRWENDDHYQTGISCGYADRQLFSMFTFPLVTGSIQAFEHPGWVVISESIARRHFKDTNPIGKLVYLENLYTSGSVSTFRIAGVMKDMPPRSSIQADVILDFSVIEHSFRYNMGNAVQTFIQLTDGADVQKVEEQLLQIEYRESDYIREQKELLQLQPLREMYLHSDHIQDFDLSFAQGSGTFNWILFGILLLILSLAFCNYLIIKLALADKNAERFAIQKYFGSSNRHIFVQVLQEIGIYTVTAFALTVVLTFIFYPYFAQIISPKHPFPFYLSGTEVIGFLLIFLLFAGCIGGITYGHISRKLNSSGLKNTIISSRSSLDLKKILMIAQLTIFCGLLFFSIVFLRQIDYLQNKPLGYNNRNTISFDWPNPYEITSLKEELSRHPDVLAVSCGALLPIGNWAHWDIHLAEQPEKSIPSYSLLCDEDFLRTYQLKLVEGRDAKTKITTPGIYSRKPVDVVEIVVNQKFVRQMGLSHPIGTLLSDGTAKMQIVGIVQDFHYRSLYEPIQPVMIGSDLPGVSFTLIVQYREGKRSEMIHYLQQLHETRHPETLMSYQEYPYSELYEREIMLGHLVYIFTGIALLIGGMGVLAFSVFIAESKTKEIALRKVNGASEGQIMIYLNRIFTGQVAVACVVGISCSYLICRQWLQGFAYKVTISPWITVCVIGGTLLLVVLVTGWQIRRATRRNPIDTLKTE
- a CDS encoding efflux RND transporter periplasmic adaptor subunit, which codes for MDRLIEQKRGIKRKHIPYLIGGIFILWFAGWAVFGNHESALRVDKEKVTIEDVSQGIFHDYIRIMGNVEPLTFSQLTVQEGGSVKEILVEEGEMVKAGEVIIRLESKNLETEILNSKDRFAEEENSVQNSLLDLEREELNLQQERLTLELDVERKKRKYLQNKQLFEEDLIAKEEYLVAKEDYEYAIHNRELITEKQTKDSIRRHSQVIMLKQKMENARRNLRLTQERYARLNVCAPIDGQLSDLNVEIGQVVGAGSQIGKINVLNDYKVMTQIDEHYIDRVRKGLTATLERQGKDFQMGVIKVYPDVKDGQFKTDLEFTTTVPPNIRTGQTYHLNLQLGAADESTLIPRGTFYQSTGGQWIYVLSPDGTEAFRRKIKIGKQNPRYYQVTEGLQPGEKIITSGYEMFGDNERLIFK
- a CDS encoding TolC family protein, translating into MMILKQYSILLSILTSGLFVNGQNREWSLQECIDYGVEKSLSMQQRELQNKNDKLDVRDATLSLLPSVNGISPGVSYSFGRGIDPETNTYTNTRYMSVGGFGVGSSLTVFAGFSNINRLRAAKLSRLMGWEETENQANQIAIQVMNAFFTLLYAEEEVRITQEQVENSRLRLKKIEREYELGKKPKSDLFEMQAQQASVEFRLITAQNNCLNAQANLKYIMNYNAEEELKIDARSVSEVHPELHELKTKEIFTQALQTLPEIKLAAYQIRSAQLGVYSAKAGLYPSISISGSISFGNYSDQRSGDFFSQITDRNQIGKGFSIGMSIPFYSGLSRRSSLQRAKHNYQSSKIKYQQTERALYNEIQHALQDLKSCTQRYRIAVQRENFSTLSYNAARKRYEQGLITIIDLNTTSNSLLEAKYDVLRARLDYVMQKRMIDFYQGKPLQLKIEN
- a CDS encoding ABC transporter ATP-binding protein, producing MIRIEHLSKVFRTEEVETTALNDVSLHVKQGEFVAIMGPSGCGKSTLLNIIGLLDNPTSGNYYFNGQEVGHLKEKQRTQVRKGNIGFVFQSFNLIDELNVYENVELPLIYLKKKASEKKELVTSILDRMNISHRVKHFPQQLSGGQQQRVAIARAVVAGPKLILADEPTGNLDSKNGAEVMNLLTELNQEGTTIVMVTHSQHDASYAHRVVHLFDGQIVTELENREIL